The following are from one region of the Populus trichocarpa isolate Nisqually-1 chromosome 8, P.trichocarpa_v4.1, whole genome shotgun sequence genome:
- the LOC127905689 gene encoding germin-like protein 9-3 produces MASALLNAVLFVTFFALVTASDPNIITDFEIPANSSTKIGGDFFTFTDLRGFFDRAYPPNSKVTKASLAEFPALNGQSVSFATLEYPAGTINPPHTHPRSAELLFVVDGSLEVGFIDTTNKLYTQTLQLGDMFVFPKGLVHYQSNANAKNPATAISAFGSANAGTVSVPSTVFATGIDDNILAKAFKTDIGTIQKIKAGLAVKG; encoded by the coding sequence ATGGCCTCAGCCTTGCTAAATGCAGTTCTTTTTGTGACATTTTTTGCATTGGTCACAGCAAGTGATCCAAATATCATCACAGACTTTGAAATCCCAGCAAACTCTTCAACAAAAATTGGTGGGGATTTCTTCACCTTCACCGACCTGCGAGGCTTCTTTGATAGAGCCTATCCACCAAACTCCAAGGTGACAAAAGCTAGTTTGGCAGAGTTCCCAGCTCTTAATGGTCAGAGTGTTTCCTTTGCTACCCTTGAGTACCCGGCAGGTACAATCAACCCACCTCACACCCATCCACGTTCTGCTGAGCTCCTTTTCGTTGTCGATGGAAGCCTTGAGGTCGGCTTCATTGACACCACAAATAAACTTTACACTCAGACTCTTCAACTTGGTGACATGTTTGTGTTCCCTAAGGGACTTGTGCACTATCAGTCCAATGCCAATGCCAAGAACCCAGCCACAGCTATCTCTGCCTTTGGTAGTGCAAATGCTGGCACTGTGTCTGTGCCATCAACCGTGTTTGCTACTGGCATTGATGATAACATCCTTGCCAAGGCTTTTAAAACTGATATTGGTACTATCCAGAAGATCAAAGCAGGTCTCGCCGTGAAGGGATAA